Proteins co-encoded in one Anaerobaca lacustris genomic window:
- a CDS encoding FG-GAP repeat domain-containing protein, translating into MKWTHFVIADPLPGSSWGTGGIGLADFDGDGDLDMAISRRETQTAYWYERKDDATWVQHVIGTSETFANTLGAVALDVDHDGFVDMVYRGIWFKNPGVLADKPDTPWQVYPYDGGGHDVIAADINGNGKLDIVSYDGHVLAWFDTTGDLAKTVVADGRDDHGGVAPKGFGDINGDGHPDLVIPGLWFENPGDGRGPWKRHPWPHKPIPNASYGTSTRVWVADMNGDGHEDIVYSDCDTGFSHVYWVENTGGGTGWVRHQLPDPPGDPHTGSFHSLGVADFNGDGIPDVFAGEQEDPDTYMQSQGKLPMKTPGLKPRGVIWLSSGGAKPTFTPNVIHVGNPGWHDAVLGDVDGDGDIDIISKIWNKDGPTYHADFWRNDTPVRKSTPEASRD; encoded by the coding sequence ATGAAATGGACGCACTTCGTAATCGCCGATCCGCTGCCGGGCTCGTCGTGGGGCACGGGGGGCATCGGCCTGGCGGACTTTGACGGCGACGGGGACCTCGACATGGCGATCTCCCGGCGTGAAACCCAGACGGCCTACTGGTACGAACGCAAAGACGATGCAACCTGGGTCCAGCACGTGATCGGCACATCGGAGACGTTCGCCAATACACTTGGCGCCGTGGCTCTCGACGTGGACCACGACGGATTCGTCGACATGGTGTATCGCGGCATCTGGTTCAAGAACCCCGGCGTTCTGGCAGACAAGCCCGATACCCCCTGGCAAGTCTATCCCTACGACGGGGGCGGTCACGACGTCATCGCCGCCGATATCAACGGCAACGGCAAGCTCGACATCGTCAGTTACGACGGCCACGTTCTGGCATGGTTCGACACGACCGGCGACCTCGCCAAGACGGTGGTCGCCGACGGTCGCGACGACCACGGCGGCGTGGCCCCAAAAGGGTTTGGCGACATCAACGGCGACGGACACCCGGACCTGGTGATTCCGGGCCTGTGGTTTGAGAACCCCGGCGACGGCCGGGGCCCGTGGAAACGACACCCCTGGCCCCACAAACCGATCCCCAACGCCTCCTACGGAACGAGCACACGCGTCTGGGTGGCCGACATGAACGGCGACGGACACGAGGACATCGTCTACAGCGACTGCGACACCGGGTTTTCCCATGTCTACTGGGTCGAGAACACCGGCGGCGGGACCGGCTGGGTCCGCCACCAACTGCCCGACCCGCCGGGCGATCCGCACACCGGGTCGTTCCACTCCCTGGGCGTGGCCGACTTCAACGGCGATGGGATTCCCGATGTCTTTGCCGGCGAGCAGGAAGACCCCGACACCTATATGCAGTCGCAGGGCAAGCTGCCGATGAAGACGCCGGGGCTCAAGCCGCGCGGCGTGATCTGGCTCAGTTCCGGCGGCGCCAAACCCACCTTCACCCCGAACGTCATCCACGTCGGCAACCCCGGCTGGCACGACGCCGTGCTCGGCGACGTGGACGGTGACGGAGACATCGACATCATCAGCAAGATATGGAACAAGGATGGTCCCACGTATCACGCGGACTTCTGGCGAAACGATACACCGGTGCGCAAGTCCACGCCGGAAGCCTCACGCGACTGA
- a CDS encoding type II secretion system protein, with the protein MSRTKGFTLIELLVVIAIIAVLMGIIMPALSTAKKVASSAACLGNHRTLLTAWFLYADDHDGLLVNNRACYDTPDDRTPWVLRPKDAAGNDLIKPAPITITDQDRFRGIQAGSLWKYVQDVGAYRCPGDNRRSTRNPPRDCWRSYSISYAFGHVRTGTYGYRPYRRLTDIKNGAFYYVFLEEEHQGGNYGENEGGWHFRLDGGQNVLENPASYTFYDALASFHNKSSTFGFADGHAERQKWTDKRTLEFIASLGDDTSALSGAYVNSAGNEDLYWLIEHFIAKERRE; encoded by the coding sequence ATGAGCAGAACCAAGGGATTCACGCTGATCGAGCTGTTGGTGGTCATCGCGATCATCGCCGTCCTGATGGGCATCATCATGCCGGCCCTCAGCACAGCCAAGAAGGTCGCCTCGTCGGCGGCCTGCCTCGGCAACCATCGCACCTTGCTGACCGCCTGGTTTCTCTACGCCGACGATCACGACGGCCTGCTCGTCAACAACCGCGCCTGTTACGATACGCCCGACGACAGGACGCCGTGGGTCCTGCGGCCCAAGGACGCGGCAGGCAACGACCTGATCAAGCCGGCTCCGATCACTATCACGGACCAGGATCGCTTTCGCGGCATCCAGGCCGGATCGCTCTGGAAATACGTCCAGGACGTCGGCGCCTATCGCTGCCCGGGCGACAATCGCCGAAGCACGCGAAACCCGCCGCGCGACTGCTGGCGCAGCTACTCCATCTCCTATGCTTTCGGCCACGTTCGCACGGGCACCTATGGCTACCGCCCCTATCGCAGACTGACGGACATCAAGAACGGCGCGTTCTACTACGTGTTCCTCGAAGAAGAGCATCAGGGCGGCAACTATGGCGAAAACGAGGGTGGCTGGCACTTCCGGCTCGACGGCGGGCAGAACGTGCTGGAGAACCCGGCCAGTTACACCTTCTACGACGCGCTGGCCTCCTTCCACAACAAGTCGAGCACGTTCGGCTTTGCCGACGGCCACGCCGAGAGACAGAAGTGGACGGACAAACGCACGCTCGAATTCATCGCAAGCCTGGGCGACGACACCTCGGCCCTCTCCGGCGCGTACGTGAATTCTGCGGGAAACGAAGACCTCTACTGGCTGATCGAGCATTTCATCGCGAAGGAACGCCGCGAGTGA
- a CDS encoding DJ-1/PfpI family protein has protein sequence MEWRDVHLFVFDGLSDWEAGYAVAGINHPQFQRQPGHYRVRTVAPHEGSVVTMGGIRIQPDLTLDTLRPANSALLILPGGAAWDEGQHGEAVELARAFLDAGVPVAAICGATAALARGGLPDDRRHTSNAPEYLAATKYRGAALYEEAPGAQDKSEGTEA, from the coding sequence ATGGAATGGCGCGACGTACATCTGTTTGTCTTTGACGGTCTCTCCGACTGGGAGGCGGGCTATGCCGTGGCGGGGATCAACCATCCGCAGTTTCAGCGACAACCGGGCCACTATCGAGTCCGAACGGTGGCGCCGCACGAGGGCTCCGTGGTGACGATGGGTGGGATTCGGATTCAGCCCGATCTGACGCTCGACACGCTTCGGCCGGCCAACAGCGCTTTGCTCATTCTGCCGGGCGGCGCCGCCTGGGACGAGGGCCAGCACGGCGAAGCGGTGGAACTGGCTCGGGCGTTTCTCGATGCAGGTGTCCCGGTCGCGGCGATCTGCGGCGCGACGGCGGCCCTGGCGCGCGGCGGTCTGCCGGACGATCGCCGGCACACAAGCAACGCGCCGGAGTACCTGGCCGCAACGAAATACCGTGGAGCGGCGCTGTATGAGGAAGCGCCCGGTGCACAGGACAAATCGGAGGGAACAGAAGCATGA